A genomic region of Musa acuminata AAA Group cultivar baxijiao unplaced genomic scaffold, Cavendish_Baxijiao_AAA HiC_scaffold_1035, whole genome shotgun sequence contains the following coding sequences:
- the LOC103982679 gene encoding probable ascorbate-specific transmembrane electron transporter 1, whose protein sequence is MAGFPGVKVAPFTYVSHVLAVASAAMVLVWCIHFRGGLAFESTNKSLIFNIHPVLMLIGFIIVGSEAIMSYKTLPLSHEVNKVIHLTLHAIALVLGAVGIYAAFKFHNESGIDNLYSLHSWVGLGTICLYGIQWIFGFVTFFFPGASPTLRGKSLPWHVLFGLFVYILAIATAELGFLEKLTFLESSGLSKYSSESFLVNFTALVVIFLGASVVISAIAPAHVDAPQGYSSISEN, encoded by the exons ATGGCTGGCTTTCCTGGAGTGAAGGTGGCTCCGTTCACGTACGTGTCGCACGTGTTGGCGGTGGCGTCGGCGGCGATGGTCCTAGTGTGGTGCATCCACTTCCGCGGCGGCCTCGCCTTCGAGTCCACCAACAAATCCCTCATCTTTAAC ATTCATCCAGTTCTTATGCTGATTGGTTTTATTATTGTTGGGAGTGAAG CTATAATGAGCTACAAAACCCTGCCACTGAGTCATGAAGTGAATAAAGTTATCCATTTGACTCTTCATGCAATTGCTCTTGTACTCGGTGCTGTGGGAATTTATGCTGCCTTCAAGTTTCACAATGAAAGCGGAATAGATAACCTGTACAGCTTGCATTCTTGGGTTGGGCTCGGCACCATCTGTTTATATGGCATTCAG TGGATTTTTGGGTTCGTGACCTTTTTCTTTCCTGGTGCATCTCCAACGCTGAGAGGTAAGTCTCTTCCTTGGCACGTACTATTTGGGCTGTTCGTCTACATACTAGCCATAGCCACCGCAGAGCTAGGCTTCTTGGAGAAACTCACTTTTCTGGAGAGCTCAGGCCTGTCCAAATATAGCTCAGAGTCCTTCTTGGTAAACTTCACTGCTCTTGTCGTGATCTTTCTTGGAGCCTCAGTTGTGATTTCTGCTATTGCTCCTGCACATGTTGATGCTCCACAAGGTTATTCTTCTATATCGGAGAATTAA